The following proteins are co-located in the Vidua macroura isolate BioBank_ID:100142 chromosome 1, ASM2450914v1, whole genome shotgun sequence genome:
- the RBM12B gene encoding RNA-binding protein 12B yields MAVVIRLQGLPVVAGPPDIRRFFLGLNIPDGGVHIIGGEIGEAFIIFATDEDARRAMSCSGGFIKDSRIELFLSSKAEMQSTIEMSRKRFDRGGRETMSGSRRTGTNGSSTSSVGDIPHLVTASPKGVRKPSYGPPNRMEAAFHTNGTRYGDTGIPKSNYQLRKDSHPFNPDDRYLFLRGIPYSATEVEVRAFLSGIRVDGVILIKHRNGLNNGDCLIKCATPGDALEGLKRHRQYMGQRFIEISPTTEERWIECGGRIDVPDEMDHFLCEDHSPRSSGYMHSRKRSRSRSPRRQRTHSRSSPSQEYYIHLRNLSFHVEKRDLRDFFPELDIHSKQIKILTDKHQKRTRDAFVVLRSEREYQAALECHRKVLLNRPVYIFPISRKSMLKIIDSCERKRSLDRDHLGQAISEKNYREGHSSPKNCVYVRNFPFDVSKIEVQKFFARFDIDEDDIYLLYDEKGVGLGEALVKFKSEEQAMKAENLNRQTFLGTEVLIRLISQDQMHKFGVAASLSAPNEMHGHLHPYDRGDLSRPVGSPSGPPQGPPMHSFGPPGNFRHHSEFRHPPEEFMCPPKDFRGPAPLMDFGGDSEPFGRMEFGNNKMGNFPEGRFMPDPNFSGGSERVVPILLKNLPFKATPNEILDFFYGYRVIPESVSVQYNEQGLPSGEAIVAMTNYEEAMAAINELNDRPIGPRKVKLSLL; encoded by the coding sequence ATGGCTGTAGTCATCCGTTTACAGGGGCTTCCTGTTGTTGCGGGTCCTCCAGATATTCGTCGTTTCTTCTTGGGATTGAATATTCCTGATGGAGGTGTGCATATTATTGGAGGAGAGATTGGGGAGGCTTTTATTATATTTGCAACAGATGAAGATGCACGGCGTGCCATGAGCTGTTCGGGAGGGTTTATCAAGGACTCGCGCATAGAGCTCTTTCTCAGCAGCAAGGCAGAGATGCAGAGTACCATAGAAATGAGCCGGAAACGATTTGACCGTGGGGGACGAGAAACTATGTCTGGCTCTAGAAGAACAGGTACTAATGGTTCTAGTACATCAAGTGTTGGAGACATACCACATTTAGTTACAGCTTCTCCAAAAGGAGTAAGAAAACCTAGTTATGGGCCACCAAATCGTATGGAGGCTGCTTTCCATACCAACGGCACAAGATATGGTGATACGGGTATACCTAAGTCAAACTATCAGTTAAGAAAGGATTCTCACCCGTTTAACCCAGATGATCGTTACTTATTTCTACGTGGTATACCTTACTCTGCAACAGAAGTTGAAGTACGTGCTTTCCTTTCGGGGATACGTGTGGATGGAGTGATTCTGATAAAGCACCGCAATGGTTTAAACAATGGTGATTGCTTGATAAAATGTGCTACACCTGGTGATGCCTTAGAAGGACTTAAACGTCATAGACAATACATGGGTCAGAGGTTTATAGAAATTAGTCCAACTACAGAGGAACGGTGGATTGAATGCGGTGGGCGGATAGACGTGCCAGATGAAATGGATCACTTTTTGTGTGAAGACCATTCTCCAAGAAGTTCTGGCTACATGCATTCAAGGAAACGTTCTCGTTCAAGATCACCAAGGAGACAAAGAACACATTCTCGTTCATCTCCTAGCCAGGAATATTACATACACTTAAGAAATCTATCTTTTCATGTAGAAAAGAGAGatttgagagatttttttcctgaactggATATACACAGCAAACAGATCAAGATTCTAACAGATAAGCATCAGAAAAGGACTAGAGATGCCTTTGTGGTGTTAAGGAGTGAGAGAGAGTATCAGGCTGCTTTGGAATGTCATAGAAAGGTTCTTCTCAATCGTCCTGTGTACATTTTTCCAATTTCAAGAAAGTCAATGTTGAAAATAATTGACTCTTGTGAGAGGAAAAGATCACTGGACAGAGATCATCTTGGACAGGccatatcagaaaaaaattatcgGGAAGGTCATTCCAGCCCTAAGAATTGTGTTTATGTAAGGAATTTTCCATTTGATGTGTCAAAAATTGAAGTGCAAAAGTTCTTTGCAAGATTTGATATTGATGAAGATGATATTTACTTGCTCTATGATGAAAAAGGAGTTGGACTGGGAGAAGCACTAGTGAAGTTTAAATCTGAAGAACAAGCCATGAAAGCTGAAAATTTAAACCGTCAAACATTTTTGGGAACAGAAGTGTTAATAAGACTTATATCTCAAGATCAGATGCACAAGTTTGGTGTTGCTGCATCATTATCGGCACCAAATGAAATGCATGGTCATTTACATCCGTACGACAGAGGTGACCTCTCCCGTCCAGTTGGTTCACCATCTGGGCCACCACAAGGGCCACCCATGCATTCTTTTGGTCCCCCTGGGAACTTCAGGCATCATTCTGAATTTAGACATCCCCCTGAGGAGTTCATGTGCCCTCCTAAGGATTTTAGGGGTCCAGCACCCCTCATGGATTTTGGTGGTGACAGTGAACCTTTTGGCAGAATGGAGTTTGGGAATaataaaatgggaaattttCCTGAAGGAAGATTTATGCCAGATCCAAATTTCAGTGGTGGTTCTGAACGTGTTGTGCCTATTCTGTTGAAAAATTTACCTTTTAAAGCTACTCCTAATGAGATTCTGGATTTTTTCTATGGCTATAGAGTGATACCAGAGTCAGTTTCTGTGCAGTACAATGAACAAGGATTACCTTCTGGTGAGGCCATTGTTGCTATGACAAACTATGAGGAAGCTATGGCTGCTATTAATGAACTGAATGATCGGCCCATTGGTCCACGGAAAGTTAAGTTGAGTTTGCTGTAA